One Brassica napus cultivar Da-Ae chromosome C4, Da-Ae, whole genome shotgun sequence genomic region harbors:
- the LOC125585491 gene encoding uncharacterized protein LOC125585491: protein MASSIRKFFKPRTASTSASYSTVNSREIMTKITTFNQEISKNQLPHINPENIYQIGTFDFKTAYSIKEHEQTLSLQNEFEEIKLLSSLALEKYKQKGFNYIHFGLIQVAIKPLSRTGIDSPILMLLRDKTLLKFQDSLLGAVQSNLCNGAVYFNCAPNFQVSLHDPTILNTLTLNVHLPEIKFQNERHGYLLLYRVYFKQSISEFNPRCLLQDNKGETTILAVHSKDTPTATYTPKQLNWDEITIPDQWKIEITQPPRNIEQKNISKIIEQRDGKILLQFGSYRDPLPPRISPYHSRASFSEYRTGQSSTNSETESVNQNVRQEEPIKFKAPIAEPHQDMYPTSPTLSDFKSINVITKTYEINKQYIKEDFYSRQNEEKRKWYFNTFPKEETILYRENWYNFMKSKETDIPFFKWFEDYAYTNKINYPFKSINVNSTLSQVWEQTDGNKIRSIHPPLKDIKINTANRQVIATPFKTGANKDDKDSIHMQDIKSIYQQNNYQSQILHTISRQINEIDIKINNNETNKQEQHPFSSITPPIFKPINMQVKLPDNPILTSIASRLDKLDRGKNINIIDEEDSESTSAIISEDEPIINRIKNKSTKPYYKRHTPPDLLFEEHHKYSANMYSGDGIYEWNIDGRSEYEIMNLLQEMGMAAMAYKAKGNDDKQSCVLLIVGFNGALRYWWDNSLDKVTQESIINHTETRTVENAEGELEQVETQNAVEVLIHTITMHFIGNPKEELESKKIILTNLRCPTLGDFKWYKDVFVTNIFQRNDCTQAFWKERFIAGLPTYFAEKVTNKLKEYSGGQPIPWNSITYGQLFAFIKKEGLAICQDHKNKKRNENFQFKTNMGSFCEQYGYNQLNPPSRNKRIKYKNNQGKFRRHYQKYNNQNKKFNKKSNDQYYSKNRKSYKPNDKQKIVCWNYKRPGHKSSECKMKRKINEIFQDQPDIQQKLMKLLISESESSNESSNETSENEIDNISNSSEEPLELSDNLCNCKLINVITKDNDKQFLLEIIDKIDNPDIKRDYLIRLKEIISRENELLTPDTFSLNKIFEKYPTQSLFRQVTTGELQTEVKQIKSQIKELQIIVNRQELSQFHMDARLAIIENNHNKTNGTNKTDPSTSNQNTSLDKLKGIVISEPNEDETEYIQMINKINYQKWYTKITLHIGNNFKINVIALMDTGADYNCIREGIIPTKYYEKTTERLSGANGTNLKVQYKLPSAKICNQGYCFKNQFIMVKNLSQELILGTPFFTQIYPFKVNEIGVTTKIMGTKLTFEFLSPMKTKEILNLQQNTIGKTINLIKNKQNHIQYLQEEITYKKIEEQLKTPYTISKIKEIENNLIKKVCSELPNVFWQRKQHMVELPYIKEFNERNIPTKARPIQMNKDLLETCKKEIKELLDKKLIRPSKSPWSCAAFYVNNQAEIERGVPRLVINYKPLNDVLQWIRYPIPNKRDLLKRLYNAKIYSKFDMKSGFWQIQISEKDKYKTAFTVPFGHYEWNVMPFGLKNAPSEFQNIMNNIFNDYSKFTIVYIDDVLVYSTSIDQHISHINTFLNIIKKHGLVVSAKKMSLFQTKIRFLGHTIYQGTITPIARSIEFANKFPDELRDKTQLQRFLGCLNYVSDFLPDLRKSIQPLFQRLQKNPKPWTNQHTLLIKQVKEKVKTLPCLTLPNPEANMIVETDASEIGYGGILKQKLPTAKTESIIRFHSGIWLGPQKHYSTVKKEVLAIVNCISKFQDDLINKKFLLRVDCKSAKEILQKDVKNLVSKQIFARWQAILSAFDFDIQYIKGENNSLPDFLTREYLQGKTNQDG from the coding sequence ATGGCATCTTCGATTAGAAAATTCTTTAAACCAAGAACCGCGTCAACCTCAGCGTCTTATTCAACTGTAAATTCTAGAGAAATAATGACTAAAATAACGACCTTTAATCAAGAAATTTCAAAGAATCAATTACCGCATATTAATCCTgagaatatatatcaaataggaACGTTTGATTTTAAAACGGCTTATTCAATAAAAGAACATGAACAAACTCTGTCTTTACAAAACGAGTTTgaagaaattaaattattatccTCACTagctttagaaaaatataaacaaaagggATTCAACTACATTCATTTCGGATTAATTCAAGTAGCTATAAAACCATTATCAAGAACAGGAATTGATTCACCTATCCTTATGTTATTAAGAGACAAGACTTTATTAAAATTCCAAGATTCGCTCCTTGGAGCAGTCCAATCAAATCTATGCAACGGAGCTGTATATTTTAATTGCGCTCCTAATTTTCAAGTTAGTCTACACGACCCAACTATACTCAACACTCTGACCTTAAATGTTCATTTACctgaaattaaatttcaaaacgaaaGACATGGATACTTATTACTCTATAGAGTATATTTTAAACAATCAATTTCAGAATTCAACCCAAGATGTTTACTACAAGATAATAAAGGtgaaacaacaattttggcCGTTCATAGCAAAGACACTCCAACGGCTACATACACACCTAAACAACTAAACTGGGATGAGATAACTATACCGGATCAATGGAAAATTGAAATTACGCAACCTCCTAGAAATATTGAacagaaaaatatatcaaaaataattgaacAAAGAGACggaaaaatattattacaatttgGATCTTATAGAGATCCGCTACCACCTAGAATAAGTCCATACCACTCAAGAGCTTCCTTTTCTGAATATCGCACTGGTCAATCCAGTACAAACTCAGAAACAGAAAGCGTAAATCAAAATGTTAGACAAGAAGAACCAATTAAATTCAAAGCTCCAATAGCCGAGCCTCATCAAGATATGTATCCAACTTCACCAACTTTATCAGACTTTAAATCAATAAATGTTATAACCAAAACATacgaaataaataaacaatacaTAAAAGAAGACTTTTATTCAAGACAAAACGAAGAAAAAAGGAAATGGTATTTTAATACCTTTCCTAAAGAAGAAACTATATTATATCGAGAAAATTggtataattttatgaaatccaAAGAAACGGACATTCCATTTTTCAAATGGTTTGAAGATTATGCATacaccaataaaataaattatccgTTCAAATCAATTAATGTAAATTCAACATTAAGCCAAGTTTGGGAACAAACGGATGGGAACAAAATTAGATCTATCCATCCACCTCTAaaggatataaaaataaacactGCAAATAGACAAGTTATTGCAACCCCGTTCAAAACCGGAGCTAATAAAGATGATAAAGACTCAATCCATATGCAAGATATAAAGTccatatatcaacaaaataattatcaaaGCCAGATATTACACACAATATCTAGACAAATAAACGAGATAGAcataaaaatcaataataacGAGACTAATAAACAAGAACAACATCCCTTTTCATCCATAACTCCACCaatatttaaaccaataaaCATGCAAGTAAAACTACCAGATAACCCTATTTTAACATCAATCGCATCCAGACTAGACAAATTAGACAGAGgcaaaaatataaacattatagATGAGGAAGACAGCGAGTCAACTTCAGCTATAATATCCGAAGACGAACCAATAATCAatcgaataaaaaataaatcaacaaaaccatatTATAAGAGACATACTCCACCGGATTTATTATTTGAAGAACACCATAAATATTCCGCAAATATGTATTCCGGAGACGGGATATATGAATGGAATATTGATGGAAGGTCAGAATAcgaaataatgaatttattacAAGAAATGGGAATGGCCGCTATGGCCTATAAAGCAAAGGGAAATGATGATAAGCAATCATGCGTCTTATTAATAGTAGGATTCAACGGGGCATTAAGATACTGGTGGGACAACTCACTAGACAAAGTTACCCAAGAATCGATTATCAACCATACTGAAACAAGAACGGTAGAAAATGCTGAAGGAGAATTAGAACAAGTGGAAACACAAAACGCAGTAGAAGTATTAATTCATACTATAACCATGCACTTTATAGGAAATCCGAAAGAAGAACtagaaagcaaaaaaataatcttaaccAATTTAAGATGTCCGACATTAGGAGATTTTAAATGGTATAAAGATGTATTTGTAACAAACATATTTCAAAGAAATGATTGTACTCAAGCCTTTTGGAAAGAAAGATTTATAGCAGGATTACCAACATATTTCGCAGAAAAAGtaacaaacaaattaaaagaatatTCAGGAGGACAGCCAATCCCCTGGAATTCAATAACTTATGGTCAATTATTCGCATTTATCAAAAAAGAAGGATTAGCAATATGCCAAgaccataaaaataaaaagagaaatgaaaattttcaatttaaaacaaatatgggATCATTTTGTGAACAATATGGATATAATCAACTCAATCCCCCATCAAGaaataaaagaattaaatataaaaataatcaaggAAAATTTAGAAGacattatcaaaaatataataatcaaaataaaaaatttaataaaaaatctaatgatcaatattattcaaaaaacaGAAAATCTTATAAACCAAAcgataaacaaaaaattgtatGCTGGAATTATAAAAGGCCAGGACATAAGTCCTCAGAAtgcaaaatgaaaagaaaaatcaatgaAATATTTCAGGACCAACCTGATATTCaacaaaaattaatgaaattattaatatCAGAATCAGAATCATCCAATGAATCAAGTAACGAAACCTCAGAAAATGAGATAGACAATATAAGCAATTCTTCAGAAGAACCGCTAGAATTATCTGACAACCTATGCAACTGCAAATTAATTAATGTCATTACAAAGGATAACGATAAACAATTCTTATTGGAAATAATCGATAAAATAGACAACCCTGATATTAAAAGAGATTATTTAATAAGACTAAAAGAAATAATTAGTAGAGAAAACGAATTATTAACCCCAGATACCTTTAGTTTAAACAAAATATTCGAAAAATATCCAACCCAAAGTTTGTTTAGACAAGTAACAACAGGAGAATTACAAACCGAggttaaacaaataaaaagtcaAATAAAGGAATTACAAATAATAGTCAACCGACAAGAATTGAGCCAATTCCATATGGATGCGAGACTagcaataatagaaaataatcaCAATAAAACAAACGGCACTAATAAAACTGACCCATCCACAAGTAATCAAAATACGTCTTTAGACAAACTAAAAGGAATAGTAATAAGCGAACCAAATGAAGATGAAACAGAATATATACAAatgattaacaaaataaattaccaAAAATGGTATACAAAAATAACTTTACATATTGGTAACAACttcaaaataaatgtaataGCATTAATGGACACAGGAGCAGATTATAACTGCATCCGAGAAGGAATTATACCaactaaatattatgaaaaaacaaCTGAACGTTTAAGTGGAGCTAACGGCACCAACTTAAAAGTTCAGTATAAATTACCAAGCGCTAAAATATGTAATCAAggctattgttttaaaaatcaatttataatGGTTAAAAACTTATCACAAGAATTAATTCTTGGAACCCCATTTTTTACGCAAATATATCCATTCAAAGTAAACGAGATAGGAGTAACAACGAAAATAATGGGAACCAAATTAACATTCGAATTTTTATCACctatgaaaacaaaagaaatattaaaccTACAACAAAATACAATAGGAAAAACAAtcaatttaatcaaaaataaacaaaatcatattcaatACCTACAAGAAGaaataacatacaaaaaaatagaggaacAACTCAAAACGCCATACacaataagtaaaataaaagaaatagaaaacaacTTGATAAAAAAAGTATGCTCTGAGCTACCGAATGTCTTTTGGCAAAGAAAACAACATATGGTAGAACTACCgtatataaaagaatttaacGAAAGAAATATACCAACAAAAGCAAGACCTATACAGATGAATAAAGATTTATTAGAAACCtgtaaaaaagaaataaaagagttATTAGATAAAAAATTGATAAGGCCTTCCAAATCCCCTTGGAGTTGCGCAGCCTTTTACGTAAACAACCAAGCAGAGATAGAACGTGGAGTACCACGATTAGTAATCAATTATAAACCGCTAAACGATGTACTGCAATGGATAAGATATCCAATACCCAATAAAAGAGatttattaaaaagattatataatgCAAAAAtctattcaaaatttgatatgAAAAGTGGATTCTGGCAAATCCAAATATCAGAAAAGGATAAATATAAAACAGCATTCACTGTACCCTTTGGACATTACGAATGGAACGTAATGCCATTCGGTCTTAAAAATGCACCAAGTGAATTCCAAAACATAATGAATAACATATTCAATGATTATTCTAAATTCACGATCGTATATATAGATGATGTTCTAGTATATTCAACATCAATAGATCAACACATAAGCCATATTAACACATTCCTTAATATAATCAAGAAACATGGATTAGTTGTATCTGCTAAGAAAATGTCATTATTCCAAACAAAAATACGATTTCTAGGACATACTATATACCAAGGAACTATCACACCAATAGCAAGATCAATTGAATTTGCAAATAAATTCCCCGACGAATTAAGAGATAAAACTCAATTACAAAGGTTTTTAGGATGTCTAAACTACGTTTCAGACTTCCTACCAGACCTAAGAAAATCTATTCAACCTTTATTCCAAAGACttcaaaaaaatccaaaacctTGGACTAATCAACACACTTTACTCATAaaacaagtaaaagaaaaagtCAAAACTCTTCCTTGTTTGACACTCCCAAATCCTGAGGCAAATATGATCGTCGAAACTGACGCATCAGAAATAGGATATGGAGGAATACTCAAGCAAAAATTACCAACAGCAAAAACAGAATCAATAATCCGATTCCATTCAGGAATCTGGTTAGGACctcaaaaacattattcaacTGTTAAAAAAGAAGTGCTAGCAATAGTAAACTGTATATCCAAATTTCAAGAcgatttaattaataaaaaattcttaCTAAGAGTCGATTGCAAATCGGCAAAAGAAATATTACAAAAAGATGTAAAAAATCTTGTATCCAAACAAATCTTTGCAAGATGGCAGGCTATATTATCTGCATTTGACTTTGATATACAATATATCAAAGGTGAAAACAACTCTTTACCCGATTTCTTAACAAGAGAATACTTGCAGGGAAAAACTAATCAAGATGGCTGA
- the LOC106392451 gene encoding probable glutamyl endopeptidase, chloroplastic encodes MYVEKLVASAEAAVDEVVRRGVAHPSKIAVGGHSYGAFMTANLLAHTPHLFSCGIARSGAYNRTLTPFGFQNEDRTLWEATNVYVEMSPFMSADKIKKPILLIRGEEDNNPGTLTMQSDRFFNALKGHGALCRLVILPHESHGYSARESIMHVLWETDRWLQKYCVPNTSDADSSPDQSKERSDSADRVATATGGGNPEFEDHSKLRRSLL; translated from the exons GTGGCTCATCCAAGCAAAATTGCTGTTGGGGGACACTCGTATGGAGCGTTTATGACTGCAAATCTCCTTGCTCATACTCCTCATCTTTTCTCCTGCGGAATAGCTCGATCTGGCGCTTACAACAGAACACTCACTCCATTTGGTTTCCAG AATGAGGACCGAACATTGTGGGAAGCTACTAACGTCTATGTCGAGATGAGCCCATTCATGTCTGCTGATAAAATCAAGAAGCCAATCTTGCTCATCCGTGGTGAAGAAGACAATAACCCAGGAACTCTAACAATGCAG TCGGACAGATTCTTCAACGCACTGAAAGGCCATGGCGCTCTTTGCCGCCTTGTTATTCTTCCTCACGAGAGCCATGGGTACTCAGCACGGGAAAGCATTATGCACGTTCTCTGGGAAACTGACCGCTGGCTTCAAAAATACTGTGTTCCAAACACATCAGATGCAGACTCAAGTCCAGACCAGTCCAAAGAAAGATCAGATTCTGCAGACAGAGTAGCTACTGCCACAGGAGGTGGTAATCCCGAGTTTGAAGATCACTCCAAGCTTAGGAGATCACTTCTCtg
- the LOC106395101 gene encoding transcription factor IIIB 60 kDa subunit: MVWCKHCAKEVAGIRPDDCALACNRCGRILENFYFSEEVTFIKNAAGQSQASGNIVSSVQSGIPSSRARRSRIARDELMNFRDALQIGEDRDDVVNMASRLFDMAADQNFTKGRRSELVLSSCLYLACRKKELAVLLIDFSSYLRVSVYELGSVYLQLCELFFMVDNPNREDLEELVDPSIFIERFTKSLLKGAHDKQTITKVIETTKNIIASMKRDWMQTGRKPSGICGAAIYIAALSRGIMCSTTDIAHIVHMCGATITKRLNEFANTEAASLTVEELDKSEESILLEKPFTPRPNSDKEVVNCKHKDSESFGYGLCRDCHEKFMKVSGGVVGGSDPPAFQRAEKERMEKAAREENEGGIEKSVRGETYWNAEDSDESDNLSDLDGDPVVDGCFLDEDEKRAVQKSWEFLNADWLKEQAAKEAALKTASDAFNASNANCPEYARNLVEASKASVSKSRKEKRQKRAEEAKNAPPAATALEACTRVLESKKLIKHFNPDRLKELFNPDRLKELFDTSSGEKSPKKSRTETVIENKKEVEIEEEKDEEEDEEEPYEMYAEEKFYEDQVEEEEEEEEDGYDFGL, from the exons GGAATTCGCCCCGACGACTGTGCTTT GGCATGTAATCGATGTGGGAGGATATtggaaaatttttatttttctgaggAAGTTACTTTCATTAAGAATGCCGCTGGACAG AGCCAAGCGTCAGGTAACATAGTGAGTAGTGTTCAGAGTGGGATTCCAAGCTCACGTGCAAGGAgaagtagaatag CAAGAGATGAGCTTATGAATTTTAGAGATGCCTTGCAAATTGGTGAGGACAGAGATGATGTGGTTAATATGGCTTCCCGACTCTTTGAT ATGGCAGCTGACCAAAACTTCACCAAAGGGCGCAGATCTGAACTAGTACTCTCTTCCTGTCTCTACTTGGCTTGCAG GAAAAAGGAACTTGCGGTTCTTCTTATTGATTTTTCAAGCTACCTTCGAGTTTCCGT TTACGAGTTAGGTTCTGTGTACTTGCAACTCTGTGAACTGTTCTTTATGGTGGATAACCCGAACCGTGAGGACCTTGAGGAGCTTGTTGATCCTTCAATCTTCATTGAACGATTCACAAAGA GCTTATTGAAAGGTGCAcatgacaaacaaacaataacaaAAGTCATTGAAACGACTAAGAACATTATAGCTAGTATGAAGAGAGATTGGATGCAG ACCGGCCGGAAACCAAGTGGAATATGTGGAGCAGCAATTTACATAGCTGCCCTTTCTCGTGGTATCATGTGCTCCACGACAGATATT GCACACATTGTGCATATGTGTGGAGCAACAATAACCAAAAGATTAAATGAGTTTGCTAATACGGAGGCTGCAAGTTTAACT GTTGAGGAGCTCGATAAAAGCGAAGAAAGTATATTGCTTGAAAAACCTTTTACGCCAAGACCAAATTCTGACAAAGAAGTAGTGAACTGTAAACATAAGGATTCAGAAAGTTTTGGTTATGGATTATGTAGGGACTGTCACGAAAAG TTCATGAAAGTTTCTGGTGGAGTTGTTGGTGGGTCGGATCCTCCCGCTTTCCAGCGagcagagaaagagagaatggAAAAAGCAGCTAGAGAAGAAAACGAGGGAGGGATTG AGAAAAGTGTAAGAGGAGAAACATATTGGAATGCTGAAGATTCGGATGAATCAGACAATCTTTCTGACCTCGACGGTGATCCTGTG GTGGATGGCTGTTTTCTTGACGAGGACGAAAAGCGAGCTGTGCAGAAGTCATGGGAATTTCTTAACGCAGACTGGCTTAAG GAGCAAGCAGCTAAGGAAGCAGCTCTGAAGACGGCTAGTGACGCTTTCAACGCGAGCAATGCTAATTGCCCAGAGTACGCAAGAAATCTTGTTGAAGCTTCTAAAGCATCTGTGTCAAAATCTAGAAAG GAAAAGCGACAAAAACGTGCAGAGGAAGCAAAGAACGCGCCTCCCGCAGCCACAGCTTTGGAAGCTTGTACCAGAGTGCTTGAGAGTAAG AAACTCATAAAGCACTTCAACCCCGATCGTTTGAAAGAGCTCTTCAACCCCGATCGTTTGAAAGAGCTCTTCGATActtcc tCAGGTGAGAAGTCCCCCAAGAAATCAAGAACCGAGACAGTTATAGAGAATAAGAAGGAAGTTGAaattgaagaagaaaaagatgaagaagaggatgaagaagaaccATACGAAATGTACGCAGAAGAGAAATTCTATGAAGACCaagtggaagaggaagaggaagaagaagaggatggtTATGATTTTGGAttgtaa